One region of Flavobacterium sp. KACC 22763 genomic DNA includes:
- a CDS encoding efflux RND transporter periplasmic adaptor subunit: protein MKKYIVACIGAIFLVSCGNKKTEENKDAETKNISIIKLSPEQIKNAGLESGSPTVKNIKEILQLQGTVTVPPKSVISISIPLGGYVKSTNLIAGMNVQKGQVLAILEDMQFIELQQDYLMAKEKFELAQNEHKRQKELNLNKAASDKVLEQITTEMRTQRITMSSLEQKLNLLGINAKTLNVNNISKTIKVVSPINGLVSKVNVNIGKYVNPTDMLFELIDKKDIVLTLNAFEKDVASLSVGQNVMVYANASDTKKYGAKIAFINQSLNGDRAAEIICKVNTYNPALLPGLFVNAEVEIENQKALTVPEDAVVRWEGKFYVFTELGNNQFQMIEVKSGVKNEGYNQIISDAVSSSSKLVIKNAYTLLMSAMNNDEQ from the coding sequence ATGAAAAAATATATTGTAGCGTGTATAGGTGCTATATTTCTAGTGTCCTGCGGAAATAAGAAAACGGAAGAAAATAAAGATGCTGAAACTAAAAACATTAGTATTATTAAATTAAGTCCTGAACAGATTAAAAATGCGGGACTAGAAAGCGGCAGTCCAACAGTAAAAAATATAAAAGAAATTTTGCAGCTTCAAGGTACTGTAACTGTTCCTCCAAAAAGCGTAATTAGTATTAGCATTCCGTTGGGCGGTTATGTAAAAAGCACCAACCTAATTGCGGGTATGAATGTACAGAAAGGACAAGTTTTGGCCATTTTAGAAGATATGCAGTTTATCGAATTGCAGCAGGATTATCTTATGGCAAAAGAAAAGTTTGAGCTGGCTCAAAATGAACATAAAAGACAGAAAGAGCTTAATTTAAACAAAGCAGCAAGTGATAAGGTTTTGGAACAGATTACAACCGAAATGAGAACACAGCGCATCACAATGTCTTCTTTGGAACAAAAACTAAACTTATTGGGAATTAATGCTAAAACATTAAACGTAAATAATATAAGCAAAACCATAAAAGTAGTTTCGCCTATTAATGGTTTGGTTTCTAAAGTAAATGTCAATATCGGAAAATATGTGAATCCGACTGATATGCTTTTTGAACTAATTGATAAAAAAGATATTGTACTGACTTTAAATGCATTCGAAAAAGATGTTGCTTCACTTTCGGTAGGACAAAATGTAATGGTTTATGCAAATGCTTCTGACACTAAGAAATACGGAGCAAAAATTGCTTTTATCAATCAAAGTTTAAATGGAGACCGTGCGGCTGAAATCATCTGTAAAGTGAATACGTATAATCCTGCTTTATTGCCAGGGTTGTTTGTAAATGCAGAAGTCGAAATTGAAAACCAAAAAGCATTGACAGTTCCAGAAGATGCGGTTGTACGTTGGGAAGGTAAATTTTATGTGTTTACAGAACTAGGCAATAATCAATTTCAAATGATAGAAGTGAAGTCTGGAGTTAAGAACGAAGGTTATAATCAGATTATTTCTGATGCCGTTTCTAGTTCTTCAAAATTGGTGATAAAAAATGCTTACACCTTATTGATGTCTGCCATGAATAATGATGAACAATAA